The Plasmodium vinckei vinckei genome assembly, chromosome: PVVCY_14 genome window below encodes:
- a CDS encoding vacuolar transporter chaperone, putative, protein MKFRKKLNAEAHPKYREHYISYKELKNVIKLITGNDTSTYTIKEITSNFGNIRALSGAEYKSPESRFQDILNTELDKINSFTIAIIKQWFTEAKTYYKELKRGDEKSIDILDIEKKLNRLGNTLIFIEKYRNINFMGFRKITKKFDKHNGKTVSSSFYINVVIKSLFMTFDTNLLVYILSICFKYYRNVKNKNNIIEVNENTKDEHTVLNNNVQPNKNVSNCDKTNNSMIIENANVVKKDVNIKENNLSTDIPKMENLCIQTEKSVENTKYIVKLQNVMSVKVEICKHFVFQYSNLKESDILINFNNLMNIISKNKTQNDYITIYFDDPMLNTYNNYINQNLQNNECFRIRSYIYSKGDDERNIKKNTHIQKFNLYEPSHDNNEQFIPPEKLVNQDLEIKTVDDLYSASIHDTCNNDKSIINDSKFQRKKNSDNITSKTDESNLASTNNSVNNIKKQDDGITQKFIEKYISEIKEKNLKSYIKSKLNRLHFYGENVTGYIDENICYWAHNDKRSIYNDDYSEDDEEDNCIEGGVKSDANNLNENKYIWTGKGSKKYSYFDHAIIDISIKENMDKNIILKLNNLKEVKEVWGYSSFLQGISLFYSNQISTYPHWTVYTHNNLTNPKSIDNSKKKKKEKKKMEYSSENSANNGSNVVLSENTNNYTNGSPPKKKRKKQKKKLEINGEYKKGITYTGASARIAHQSEVIFRNEIEKNKPFNNTYHSIYDSKKNMHPDWNGNKNYNNSDNNRMKYSNANKSFPINTYTIENPNFYEPLLDSEDDTRCENFKSPSGSIFSFFKRLFFKKNQIVDNKIPKNSVVRVEPKTFFANERTLLQWLNTSVLLSTISITLLNFSNFYGFISGIIMAPVAIFFIIYSFYIYLKRANALINKEPIDYTDKVGPGVLVVTLTFALSTVVVLNVYSRFIGGPYNGEAPVDQK, encoded by the exons ATGAAATTTCGTAAAAAATTGAATGCGGAGGCTCATCCAAAATATCGAGAGcattatatttcatataaagAGTTAAAGAATGTCATAAAACTAATAACAG GAAATGATACGTCTACTTATAcgataaaagaaataaccTCAAACTTTGGAAATATAAGAGCTCTAAGTGGAGCCGAATATAAATCACCAGAATCTCGATTTCAAGACATCCTAAATACGGAACtagataaaattaatagttTTACTATtgcaataataaaacaatggTTTACAGAAGCTAAGACATAttataaagaattaaaaagagGAGATGAGAAATCTATAGATATATtagatatagaaaaaaaattaaatagaTTAGGTAatacattaatatttatagaaaaatatagaaatattaattttatggGATTTCgtaaaattacaaaaaaatttgataaGCATAATGGTAAAACAGTTAGCTcttcattttatataaatgttgTAATAAAAAGTCTTTTTATGACTTTTgatacaaatttattagtatatatattatcgatatgctttaaatattatagaaatgtaaaaaacaaaaataacattatagaggttaatgaaaatacaaaaGATGAACATActgttttaaataataatgtccagcctaataaaaatgtatcaaATTGTGATAAAACTAATAATTCAATGATAATTGAAAATGCTAATGTAGTTAAAAAagatgtaaatataaaagagaATAATTTATCTACTGATATACCCAAGATGGAAAATTTGTGTATACAGACAGAAAAAAGTGttgaaaatacaaaatatattgtaaaaCTACAAAATGTAATGTCAGTCAAAGTAGAAATATGTAaacattttgtttttcaatatagcaatttaaaagaatctgatattcttataaattttaataatttaatgaatataatatcaaaaaacaaaacacAAAATGATTACATAACTATATATTTCGACGATCCAATGTTAAATACTtacaataattatattaatcaaaatttacaaaataatgaatgtTTTAGAATAcgatcatatatttattcaaaagGTGATGATGAGcgaaatattaaaaaaaatacacatatccaaaaatttaatttatatgaacCCAGTCATGATAACAATGAACAATTTATTCCTCCAGAAAAATTAGTAAACCAAGatttagaaataaaaacagTAGATGATTTATATTCAGCATCTATCCATGATACATGTAATAATGATAAGAGCATTATAAATGATTCAAAGTttcaaagaaaaaaaaattctgaTAATATAACTTCTAAAACAGATGAATCAAATTTGGCTAGTACAAATAATAgtgttaataatataaaaaaacaagatGATGGTATAACacaaaaatttatagaaaaatacATTTCTGAGATTAAAGAAAAGAATCTTAAAAGTTATATTAAAAGTAAATTAAATAGATTGCATTTTTATGGTGAAAATGTAACAGGTTATATCGAcgaaaatatatgttattgGGCTCATAACGATAAACGAAGTATTTATAATGATGATTATAGTGAGGATGATGAAGAAGATAATTGTATAGAAGGGGGTGTAAAAAGCGATGccaataatttaaatgaaaacaaatatatttggaCTGGCAAAGGGAGTAAGAAATATTCTTATTTTGATCATGCTATTATTGATATTagtataaaagaaaatatggataaaaatataatacttaaattaaataatcttAAAGAGGTTAAAGAAGTTTGGGGATATTCCTCTTTTCTTCAAGgtatatctttattttattcaaacCAAATATCAACTTATCCACACTGGACAGTTTATACACACAACAACCTTACAAACCCGAAAAGCATtgataattcaaaaaaaaagaaaaaagaaaagaaaaaaatggaatactCCTCAGAAAATAGTGCTAATAACGGAAGCAATGTGGTTCTCTCTGAAAATACgaataattatacaaatgGAAGTCcccccaaaaaaaaaagaaagaaacagaaaaaaaaattggaaatTAACGGTGAGTATAAAAAGGGTATTACATACACCGGCGCGTCTGCACGAATTGCACACCAAAGTGAAGTTATATTTAGAAATGAAATAGAGAAAAATAAGCCTTTCAATAATACATATCATAGTATTTATgattctaaaaaaaatatgcatccAGACTGGAATGgcaataaaaattacaataaTTCTGATAATAACCGAATGAAATATTCCAACGCAAATAAATCCTTCCCAATCAATACCTATACAATAGAAAACCCCAATTTTTATGAGCCTCTTCTAGATTCAGAGGATGATACGAGATGTGAAAACTTTAAGTCACCTTCTGGTagcattttttcattttttaagcgtttattttttaaaaaaaatcaaattgttgataataaaatccCCAAAAATTCAGTAGTTCGAGTGGAGcctaaaacattttttgctAATGAAAGAACCTTATTACAATGGCTAAATACTAGTGTATTACTTTCAACAATTTCTATAACTCTTCTTAATTTCTCAAATTTTTATGGTTTTATCTCTGGAATTATTATGGCACCTgttgctattttttttattatatattcattttatatttatttaaaaagagCCAATGCACTGATTAATAAAGAACCCATAGATTACACAGACAAAGTTGGTCCCGGAGTTTTAGTCGTTACATTGACATTTGCATTGTCAACAGTTGTCGTACTAAATGTATACAGTCGTTTCATTGGGGGCCCATACAATGGAGAGGCACCAGTAGATCAAAAATGA